TCGTGGCTGACCACGACCATGGTCATGCCGGCGTCTCGCAATTGCTGCATCACCTGGAGCACGCTGCCGACGAGTTCGGGATCGAGCGCGCTCGTCGGCTCGTCGAACAGCATGACCGCCGGTTCGAGAGCGAGCGCGCGGGCGATGGCCACACGCTGCTGCTGACCGCCGGAAAGCGCCCCCGGATGGGACTCGGCCTTGTCGGCGAGACCGACGCGCTCCAGCATCTTCTCGGCGATTTCGTTAGCTTCCGCCCGGCTCTTGCCGAGCACCTTGCGCAGCGCCAGCGTGATGTTGTCGCGTGCCGTCAGGTGCGGATAGAGATTGAACTGCTGGAAGACCATCCCGATGCGCCGGCGCATCAGGTTGATGTCGACGCTCCGGTCCATCAGATCCACGCCCTCGAAGATCACGGCGCCGTCGCTCGGCTCCTCGAGACGGTTGAAGCAGCGCAGCAGCGTGCTCTTCCCGGACCCGGACGGACCAATGATGAAGACGAGTTCGCCTCTCTCCAGCGTGAAATCGACGCCTTTCAGCGCCTCGAAATCGCCGAATTTCTTCCAAAGGCCATGGGCCTCAAGGATAGGTGCCATGAACCGGTACTCTGATGGTGTGAATGCAACAGGCCGGCGGGCACAGGGGTCCCCGCGGCCCCGGGCTCCCCCCGCCGGGCGGC
The nucleotide sequence above comes from Nisaea sediminum. Encoded proteins:
- a CDS encoding amino acid ABC transporter ATP-binding protein; its protein translation is MAPILEAHGLWKKFGDFEALKGVDFTLERGELVFIIGPSGSGKSTLLRCFNRLEEPSDGAVIFEGVDLMDRSVDINLMRRRIGMVFQQFNLYPHLTARDNITLALRKVLGKSRAEANEIAEKMLERVGLADKAESHPGALSGGQQQRVAIARALALEPAVMLFDEPTSALDPELVGSVLQVMQQLRDAGMTMVVVSHEMRFAKAAADRVIFMADGQILEQGTPAEIFEAPQHPRTREFMAEIGQ